The DNA segment ACTGTAGTTGGAAGTATTTGTTAAGGTCCCGTTTGCCTTTCAGATGTAGTCCCCCTAGTTAAGGAGTGTGTCCTCTTGAACTTTATGTGGAAAAAGGATCTTAAAGTTTACTTGAAGTCCTGATATTTGAACATAAAACTCGTTGAGGGGATTAAATAGCAGTTCTTTCAGATAAGGGACTATAAACCACTCTAGGGGACAGAAAAGGAGGCTAGAACTGATGTCAGTTTACTGACATTATGTTCTTTAACTGTTTAAGTAATAAGTAACAATACGTAACGGGAGCAAACCATCTGATGAGTTTCCCATTCATGGAAGCATCTAAGCAATAGCTTTTatcatctgtaaaggttttagcaGAAAAGGTTCTTTTTTTGAGGCAGTTGCCCCTGTCAGCCCTCAGCTGGAGGCTGCAGGTCACTGTCCTGCGTGTCCCCGCAGCCCTCAGCTGGAGGCTGCAGGTCACTGTCCCGCGTGTCCCCGCAGCCCTCTGCTGGAGGCTGCAGGTCACTGTCCCGCGTGTCCCCGCAGCCCTCTGCTGGAGGCTGCAGGTCACTGTCCCGCGTGTCCCCGCAGCCCTCAGCTGGAGGCTGCAGGTCACTGTCCCGCGTGTCCCCGCAGCCCTCAGCTGGAGGCTGCAGGTCACTGTCCCGCGTGTCCCCGCAGCCCTCAGCTGGAGGCTGCAGGTCACTGTCCCGCGTGTCCCCGCAGCCCTCAGCTGGAGGCTGCAGGTCACTGTCCCGCGTGTCCCCGCAGCCCTCTGCTGGAGGCTGCAGGTCACTGTCCCGCGTGTCCCCGCAGCCCTCAGCTGGAGGCTGCAGGTCACTGTCCCGCGTGTCCCCGCAGCCCTCTGCTGGAGGCTGCAGGTCACTGTCCCGCGTGTCCCCGCAGCCCTCAGCTGGAGGCTGCAGGTCACTGTCCCGCGTGTCCCCGCAGCCCTCAGCTGGAGGCTGCAGGTCACTGTCCCGCGTGTCCCCGCAGCCCTCAGCTGGAGGCTGCAGGTCACTGTCCCGCGTGTCCCCGCAGCCCTCAGCTGGAGGCTGCAGGTCACTGTCCCGCGTGTCCCCGCAGCCCTCTGCTGGAGGCTGCAGGTCACTGTCCCGCGTGTCCCCGCAGCCCTCAGCTGGAGGCTGCAGGTCACTGTCCCGCGTGTCCCCGCAGCCCTCAGCTGGAGGCTGCAGGTCACTGTCCCGCGTGTCCCCGCAGCCCTCAGCTGGAGGCTGCAGGTCACTGTCCCGCGTGTCCCCGCAGCCCTCAGCTGGAGGCTGCAGGTCACTGTCCCGCGTGTCCCCGCAGCCCTCAGCTGGAGGCTGCAGGTCACTGTCCCGCGTGTCCCCGCAGCCCTCTGCTGGAGGCTGCAGGTCACTGTCCCGCGTGTCCCCGCAGCCCTCTGCTGGAGGCTGCAGGTCACTGTCCCGCGTGTCCCCGCAGCCCTCTGCTGGAGGCTGCAGGTCACTGTCCCGCGTGTCCCCGCAGCCCTCAGCTGGAGGCTGCAGGTCACTGTCCCGCGTGTCCCCGCAGCCCTCAGCTGGAGGCTGCAGGTCACTGTCCCGCGTGTCCCCGCAGCCCTCAGCTGGAGGCTGCAGGTCACTGTCCCGCGTGTCCCCGCAGCCCTCTGCTGGAGGCTGCAGGTCACTGTCCCGCGTGTCCCCGCAGCCCTCAGCTGGAGGCTGCAGGTCACTGTCCCGCGTGTCCCCGCAGCCCTCAGCTGGAGGCTGCAGGTCACTGTCCCGCGTGTCCCCGCAGCCCTCAGCTGGAGGCTGCAGGTCACTGTCCCGCGTGTCCCCGCAGCCCTCTGCTGGAGGCTGCAGGTCACTGTCCCGCGTGTCCCCGCAGCCCTCTGCTGGAGGCTGCAGGTCACTGTCCCGCGTGTCCCCGCAGCCCTCTGCTGGAGGCTGCAGGTCACTGTCCCGCGTGTCCCCGCAGCCCTCTGCTGGAGGCTGCAGGTCACTGTCCCGCGTGTCCCCGCAGCCCTCTGCTGGAGGCTGCAGGTCACTGTCCCGCGTGTCCCCGCAGCCCTCTGCTGGAGGCTGCAGGTCACTGTCCCGCGTGTCCCCGCAGCCCTCTGCTGGAGGCTGCAGGTCACTGTCCCGCGTGTCCCCGCAGCCCTCTGCTGGAGGCTGCAGGTCACTGTCCCGCGTGTCCCCGCAGCCCTCTGCTGTTACTCGCTGGCGTTCATGAGATTCGCCTACAAGGTGCAGCCTCGCAACTGGCTGCTGTTCGCCTGCCACGCCACCAACGAGGTAGCCCAGCTCACCCAGGGCGGACGGCTGCTCCGGCACGAGTAAGTAGGTCCCGCTGAGCTTTGTGTTCTGAGGAGCTGGGGAGGCCTGTGTCTGTCGTGGGGCGGGCTGTGACTGTGCGGCTGGGGAGACTCGATGCAGAGCAGAAATACGCTGAGAAGCGACTGCGCCGTTGAGACAGTGCGATGAGAATTCACTTATCAAACATGAAAATTAGCATGAAATAGGGTATTACTGTTCTTATGACATCGTGAGTTGAAATACATGTTAACGTAAAGGTGTCTTCTTAAAGCCCTCCAAGGCCTTCGAGGCTGGCGGTGAAGTTTTGTTTCTCATTGCGTTTGTCTTTGTGCTCCTTCCCAGGATGTCTAAAAATGCCTCAGCATAACAATGGAAAATGAAGAACCGGCTTCTTGAAGGGGTGGCATtgccagctgctgctgctgagtCACACATTCCACCCTAGTGAATAGTCTTGCTAAGAGAAATATGCAGAATGCTATTTTTACTAACCAGACGATTCTTCTAGAAATAGCAGGGAGTTCCCAAACCCACTCTCGGCTGCCTTACAAGTACTGAAT comes from the Pseudorca crassidens isolate mPseCra1 chromosome 13, mPseCra1.hap1, whole genome shotgun sequence genome and includes:
- the MPC1 gene encoding mitochondrial pyruvate carrier 1 isoform X1 yields the protein MKKSPEIISGRMTFALCCYSLAFMRFAYKVQPRNWLLFACHATNEVAQLTQGGRLLRHEMSKNASA